One genomic region from Pseudorca crassidens isolate mPseCra1 chromosome 11, mPseCra1.hap1, whole genome shotgun sequence encodes:
- the ASCL4 gene encoding achaete-scute homolog 4 has product MMEKRKQAGLLTLPYHLLPGPMGVPGSLPRLPLRDPFRVSLRLDAACWERGGCAPRRPYLPLPLDGAFEPAFLRKRNERERQRVRCVNEGYARLRAHLPRELADKRLSKVETLRAAIRYIKHLQELLERHARGQEGAAGAGPSLRAECNSDGESKASSAPSPSSEPEEGAC; this is encoded by the coding sequence CTGACCCTGCCGTACCACCTGCTCCCGGGGCCCATGGGCGTGCCTGGGTCCCTGCCCCGCCTTCCCCTGCGGGACCCCTTCAGGGTCTCCTTGCGTCTGGACGCCGCGTGCTGGGAGCGGGGCGGCTGCGCCCCGCGGCGGCCGTACTTGCCCCTGCCGCTGGACGGCGCCTTCGAGCCCGCCTTCCTCCGCAAGCGCAACGAACGCGAGCGGCAGCGGGTGCGCTGCGTGAACGAGGGCTACGCGCGCCTCCGAGCTCACCTGCCCCGCGAGCTGGCGGACAAGCGCCTCAGCAAAGTGGAGACGCTCCGCGCCGCCATCCGTTACATCAAGCACCTCCAGGAGCTGCTGGAGCGCCACGCGCGGGGTCAGGAGGGCGCGGCCGGCGCCGGCCCCTCACTCAGGGCCGAATGCAACAGCGACGGCGAGTCCAAGGCCTCGTCGGCGCCTTCGCCCAGCAGCGAGCCCGAGGAGGGGGCCTGTTAG